Proteins from a single region of Anastrepha ludens isolate Willacy chromosome 5, idAnaLude1.1, whole genome shotgun sequence:
- the LOC128863217 gene encoding probable RNA polymerase II nuclear localization protein SLC7A6OS isoform X1, whose protein sequence is MPAVVRIKRRVDEEPLSAFIINSKKRRRLDNVSEEDAQGEEAGAAGVDIGSVSDSVINDKDGETSTVLKFAGTLQEQDDGATTQLARLTKEAAKELVQQKSLRTPRNHTERARQEMRQALHENRFRVVNCMRTTLEDTDTSELAAKEVTIVDIEKQEADERVSSAVTTTATGHLNSLQEQSETKNMEAQYSQTHGGNNTQQSTDSDSGYVYDLYLPENELQVEYADMMDDNYLSIRPYDDLVYEDRFNDDDDEDDSEDSNNENYYTNEYPDEDEDNEDYVDSYDHEDIDQIAMNLGRMRTEYIEDGIRLRPWLDADSSDYESEDSSEMYSDDFYGARDETTDEDIDRFSIINAGGESDNSDA, encoded by the exons atgcctGCAGTTGTACGCATAAAACGTAGAGTCGATGAAGAGCCTTTAAGTGcgttcataataaatagcaaGAAGCGACGCCGTTTAGATAATGTTAGTGAGGAAGATGCACAAGGAGAGGAGGCTGGAGCTGCTGGCGTAGATATTGGATCAGTTAGCGATAGCGTTATAAATGACAAAGATGGCGAAACTTCAACGGTGCTGAAATTTGCGGGCACACTACAGGAAcag GATGATGGGGCGACTACACAATTAGCGCGACTTACAAAAGAGGCTGCCAAAGAACTGGTGCAGCAGAAGTCTTTACGAACACCACGCAATCACACCGAACGTGCAAGGCAGGAAATGAGACAAGCCTTGCACGAGAATCGGTTCCGCGTGGTAAATTGCATGCGCACCACACTAGAAGACACAGACACTTCAGAATTGGCGGCCAAGGAAGTAACAATTGTCGATATTGAAAAACAGGAAGCAGACGAACGGGTGTCTAGCGCAGTAACAACGACAGCAACTGGACACTTAAATTCGCTGCAAGAACAAAGTGAGACAAAAAATATGGAGGCGCAATATTCGCAAACCCATGGCGGCAATAATACACAACAATCGACTGATTCCGACTCCGGCTATGTGTATGACTTGTATTTGCCAGAGAATGAATTGCAAGTGGAGTATGCCGATATGATGGACGATAACTATCTAAG TATTCGTCCGTACGATGATCTTGTCTACGAGGATCGTTTCAACGACGACGATGACGAAGACGATTCTGAAGATTCGAATAATGAAAATTACTATACAAATGAATACCCCGATGAGGACGAGGATAATGAAGATTATGTGGACTCATATGATCACGAAGATATTGATCAAATCGCAATGAATCTGGGGCGCATGAGGACGG aatatattgaaGATGGCATTCGCCTTCGCCCTTGGCTTGACGCTGATAGCAGTGATTACGAAAGTGAAGACTCCTCTGAGATGTATTCTGATGACTTCTATGGAGCTCGGGATGAAACTACCGATGAGGATATAGATAGATTTAGCATCATAAATGCTGGCGGTGAAAGTGATAATTCAGATGCCTAA
- the LOC128863217 gene encoding uncharacterized protein LOC128863217 isoform X2, producing the protein MPAVVRIKRRVDEEPLSAFIINSKKRRRLDNVSEEDAQGEEAGAAGVDIGSVSDSVINDKDGETSTVLKFAGTLQEQDDGATTQLARLTKEAAKELVQQKSLRTPRNHTERARQEMRQALHENRFRVVNCMRTTLEDTDTSELAAKEVTIVDIEKQEADERVSSAVTTTATGHLNSLQEQSETKNMEAQYSQTHGGNNTQQSTDSDSGYVYDLYLPENELQVEYADMMDDNYLRLYYPFNYYYNNTCYNYCYW; encoded by the exons atgcctGCAGTTGTACGCATAAAACGTAGAGTCGATGAAGAGCCTTTAAGTGcgttcataataaatagcaaGAAGCGACGCCGTTTAGATAATGTTAGTGAGGAAGATGCACAAGGAGAGGAGGCTGGAGCTGCTGGCGTAGATATTGGATCAGTTAGCGATAGCGTTATAAATGACAAAGATGGCGAAACTTCAACGGTGCTGAAATTTGCGGGCACACTACAGGAAcag GATGATGGGGCGACTACACAATTAGCGCGACTTACAAAAGAGGCTGCCAAAGAACTGGTGCAGCAGAAGTCTTTACGAACACCACGCAATCACACCGAACGTGCAAGGCAGGAAATGAGACAAGCCTTGCACGAGAATCGGTTCCGCGTGGTAAATTGCATGCGCACCACACTAGAAGACACAGACACTTCAGAATTGGCGGCCAAGGAAGTAACAATTGTCGATATTGAAAAACAGGAAGCAGACGAACGGGTGTCTAGCGCAGTAACAACGACAGCAACTGGACACTTAAATTCGCTGCAAGAACAAAGTGAGACAAAAAATATGGAGGCGCAATATTCGCAAACCCATGGCGGCAATAATACACAACAATCGACTGATTCCGACTCCGGCTATGTGTATGACTTGTATTTGCCAGAGAATGAATTGCAAGTGGAGTATGCCGATATGATGGACGATAACTATCTAAG GTTGTACTATCCGTTTAattactactacaacaacactTGCTACAACTACTGCTATTGGTAA
- the LOC128863377 gene encoding NADH-ubiquinone oxidoreductase 49 kDa subunit produces the protein MMAFSAMNVLMKRSAAAGLQMMRPQAVAAVGSSLSSDKQQTRGAAKWYPDPEFMKQFSGPVMYPDESTALLKLPPWNSKILPVEKSVRNLTINFGPQHPAAHGVLRLVLELDGETVMRADPHIGLLHRGTEKLIEYKTYMQALPYFDRLDYVSMMCNEQCYSLAIEKLLNIEVPIRAKYIRTLFAEITRLLNHIMAIGTHALDVGALTPFFWLFEEREKMMEFYERVSGARMHAAYIRPGGVSLDMPLGLMDDIYEFASKFAERLDEVEDVLTTNRIWVQRTADIGIVSAEDALNYGFSGVMLRGSGIKWDLRKQQPYDAYHLVDFDVPIGTKGDCYDRYLCRVEEMRQSLRIIDQCLNQMPAGEIKTDDAKVTTPSRAEMKNSMEALIHHFKLFTQGYQVPPGATYTAIEAPKGEFGVYLVSDGSSRPYRCKIKAPGFAHLAALEKIGKQHMLADIVAIIGTLDVVFGEIDR, from the exons ATGATGGCATTTTCAGCGATGAATGTTTTGATGAAGAGGTCCGCTGCTGCCGGACTCCAAATGATGCGGCCTCAAGCTGTTGCTGCCGtaggatcctcattgagcag CGACAAGCAGCAAACGCGCGGTGCCGCAAAATGGTATCCCGATCCGGAATTCATGAAACAATTCAGCGGACCTGTCATGTACCCCGATGAATCGACCGCTCTTTTGAAGTTACCACCTTGGAACA GCAAAATTTTGCCAGTAGAGAAGTCGGTACGAAATCTGACCATTAATTTTGGTCCACAGCATCCAGCTGCTCATGGCGTATTACGTCTAGTATTGGAATTGGATGGTGAG ACTGTAATGCGCGCTGATCCACACATTGGATTGTTGCATCGTGGCACGGAAAAGTTAATCGAATATAAAACTTATATGCAGGCGTTGCCATATTTCGATCGTCTTGACTATGTGTCCATGATGTGCAATGAACAATGCTATTCACTTGCCATAGAAAAATTGCTTAACATCGAAGTACCAATCCGCGCCAAGTACATTCGCA CGCTATTTGCTGAAATTACACGTCTCCTTAATCACATTATGGCAATTGGCACTCATGCTTTGGATGTTGGTGCGCTTACACCATTCTTCTGGCTGTTCGAGGAACGTGAAAAGATGATGGAATTTTATGAACGTGTCTCCGGTGCACGTATGCATGCAGCTTACATACGTCCCGGTGGCGTTTCtttg GATATGCCTCTTGGTCTAATGGATGATATCTATGAATTTGCTTCCAAGTTTGCCGAACGCTTGGACGAGGTCGAAGATGTGCTCACCACAAATCGCATTTGGGTGCAACGTACAGCCGATATTGGCATCGTATCTGCCGAAGATGCTTTAAATTATGGCTTTAGTGGCGTTATGTTGCGAGGCTCAGGCATCAAATGGGATTTGCGTAAACAGCAACCATACGATGCTTATCATTTGGTTGACTTTGATGTTCCCATCGGAACCAAGGGCGATTGCTATGATCGTTATTTGTGTCGTGTAGAGGAAATGCGTCAATCGTTGCGCATTATCGATCAATGTTTGAATCAAATGCCCGCTGGCGAAATCAAAACCGACGATGCTAAAGTAACCACACCCTCGCGTGCTGAAATGAAGAACTCCATGGAAGCGCTTATTCATCACTTTAAGCTCTTTACCCAAGGTTATCAAGTGCCGCCCGGTGCAACCTACACAGCCATTGAAGCACCAAAGGGTGAATTCGGTGTTTACTTGGTTTCGGATGGCTCAAGCCGTCCATACCGTTGCAAGATTAAGGCGCCTGGCTTTGCGCATTTGGCGGCGCTGGAAAAAATCGGCAAACAGCATATGTTAGCTGATATTGTCGCCATCATTGGTACACTAGATGTTGTTTTCGGCGAGATCGAtcgataa
- the LOC128863378 gene encoding decapping and exoribonuclease protein-like, giving the protein MAEGKLLYCINHTELEHSHVYLEQPTVLKFVQTDGNEMKTGKSLEYFKAPELTAYPLLLNIGHYKEKSVESKLKCTEMMERFVIEKGFYNATSTDRYKVITRRHVLGTILTAPYFYYDKSIIVIKHKNLIFILMEDNNTNTNELRKMHHKFEKYCGADYPTVEPCADDNEERFFVYGAKLGKFDLFYSGLASMVMSDERIEDLTDMGAINNCPFILTKLMLEGKKLYWWKTGAVLKWWSQARFSNVNNIFVGFKDDQGVVNKPAILATVADLIKFQYKRTRVCEGFLHTFLNLVLETMSDVDDPGTMYKYQFDTEGNIRYSFHNVDEELPIFSDDFFNIYEKALKLDYILRYFTCQRSSAIFKCKCIFCTYSSKAKQHIFF; this is encoded by the exons ATGGCCGAAGGAAAGTTACTGTATTGTATAAATCATACTGAATTGGAGCATTCGCATGTGTATTTAGAGCAACCAACAGTTCTCAAATTTGTACAAACAGAtgggaatgaaatgaaaacgggGAAGTCCCTAGAATATTTCAAAGCCCCAGAACTGACTGCGTATCCCTTACTTTTAAATATTGGCcattataaagaaaaatctgtagaatcaaaattaaaatgcacGGAAATGATGGAAAGGTTCGTGATAGAAAAAGGCTTCTACAACGCTACAAGCACAGATCGATACAAAGTTATCACCAGACGCCATGTCCTAGGGACTATTTTAACTGCACCATACTTTTATTATGATAAATCTATAATTGTTATAAAGCacaaaaatcttatttttatattaatggaAGACAATAATACCAATACAAATGAACTTCGTAAAATGCACCACAAATTCGAAAAGTATTGTGGAGCCG ATTATCCTACTGTGGAGCCGTGCGCTGACGACAATGAAGAGCGATTCTTTGTTTATGGAGCGAAATTAGGAAAATTCGATCTATTTTATTCCGGTCTAGCAAGTATGGTGATGAGTGATGAGCGCATTGAAGATTT aACCGATATGGGCGCAATAAATAATTGTCCATTCATTTTAACAAAGCTGATGTTGGAAGGGAAAAAGCTTTATTGGTGGAAGACCGGAGCAGTTCTTAAGTGGTGGAGCCAAGCTCGTTTCTcaaatgtaaataatattttcgttGGATTTAAAGATGATCAAGGAGTGGTAAATAAACCAGCCATTCTCGCGACAGTGGCTGATTTAATAAAG TTTCAATATAAACGCACCAGGGTATGCGAaggatttttgcatacatttttgaatttggtttTGGAGACAATGTCCGATGTTGATGACCCGGGTACGATGTACAAATATCAATTTGACACGGAGGGGAATATCAGATATTCTTTTCATAACGTTGATGAAGAACTTCCCATTTTCAGCgatgatttttttaacatatatgaAAAGGCATTAAAGCTGGATTACATTTTACGGTACTTTACTTGTCAGCGAAGCAGCgcaatattcaaatgtaaatgtaTATTTTGCACATATTCCTCGAAAGCgaaacaacacatttttttttag